The DNA sequence TGTATCTCTTCTTTGATTTCGATATTTCATTTTCTTCTACTCTTTCTTTATGCTATTTTTTACATTTTCCAAATCTATTACTCTATCAGTAATTTGAAATTTATTCTCTTCTTCAGCCAAGCCAATCGCATTGGGGATCTACTTCGCAATCTGGGCAAACAGTATGGCACCAATTAAATACAACCTCAACTACAGGTGAGCATTTATGCTCTTTCCCCTCGATGTCGAAGCCTGTTACCATATATTCATAATCATTATTTTCATCCCTGTTTCCAACATCGAAATCTTTGAAAAGGAACTTTACCGATCCAGAGAGCAGAATCATGAAGGATTCAACAACGAAGGGATTTATCCAGGGGTACAATGCTCAGGTGGCAGTCGACGCAAAGGCCCAGATCATCGTGGCAGCAGAAGTGACCGATGAACCGAACGATAAGAAGCAAGTGAAGCCAATGGTGACAATAACCATTGACACCTTCTTCGGATTCGGTGCCCGGAATCATAGGATTACGCATCGGACTATGCAAAGTGTCTTAGCGTTATGAAACTTGCAGTCTTTTTATTCATATTTTCTGACATAAATATCTGCCTTGATTTCATCTATCGAACCATCAAAATCTTGATCGATTGCCTTTTTGCATCTACCGTTTGCAATTGGCTCCATAGAAATAATCCAAGAATCTATTTTTCTATCAAAATTTGAATCCTTTAATTCAAACAAGAACAAATGATCCTTTTTATATAACCGCCAGCAATCGATGATGTGATCCTTGTTTTTATCTATAGCATAGATAATCATTTCGTCCGTATAAAGTTCATAGAAATCTGGTGGTATAAATAACTTTGTGTAAAATCTATTGAACCTCAAAAGAAATAGGCTTATCCTTCCAGAAATTAAGCAATTAGGGGTTAATACCCGGAAAGGTGCACATAATGAAGTATATTGGAATTGATTTGCCAAAAGATATTTTGTTTCAACAGTTATGGATGAAAAAGGAAAGCTCATAAAAAAAGATATGGTATCAACGGATAGAGAATCCATAAAAAGTTTGGATTAGATATAAAAACCCCGCTTTGTGGTGCACGAAGATGCCTCAACCATCGGCGATGCGCTTGTAGAGGGACTCATCGATGACGTTAAGGTTGACGGGTACAAAAAAAGATTGACATGCTCGATCATCAGGGGTATTTTAGGAAGCCAACATCTGAGAACTCATAGTGACGGCGATGGTGTCGGAAGAGAGAAGTTTTAAACCCAAGGCTAAAGTAGATTATCTAAGGGTCTCGGTGACGGACAGGTGCCATTTCCAGTGCCCATACTGTGCTCCCGCAGTCAGGAAACTCTCGAAACATGCCGACATCCTCACATTTGAGGAGATAAAGGCGGCAGCGCGGATACTCTCCAGGCTCGGGGTGAGGAAGGTCCGTCTGACTGGGGGTGAGCCTTTGCTTCGAAAGAATATCGATGCACTGGTCAGAGCCTTGAAGTCAGTGTCAGGAATCGAGTCCGTAAATCTGACGACCAATGGTCACCTGCTATTGGAGCAGGCAGGAGCGTTAAGAGAGGCAGGTATCGATGGAGTGAATGTAAGCCTCGACAGCCTCGATAATGAAAAATACGGGAGGCTGACCGGAGGTTTTAGTTTGGAGGACTCGCTCTCCGGGATCGAAGAAGCTCTGCGCCTCCGCATCACACCGCTGAAGATTAATGTCGTCCTCATGAAAGGGGTCAACGATGATGAAGTAGAGGGTTTCTGCCTTAAAGCTTCCGACCTGGGTTGCGATTTGAGATTCATCGAATTGATGAGGACGGGAGAGAACGATTCCTTCGTTGACCGGTATTTTCTGCAAGCTGCAGTCATAAGAGATAGGTTGAAAGAGAGATTCCATCTCATCCCTTCTCAGCGTCCCGGAATCTCCGGTCCTTCTCAGGATTTCTTTTCCAGGGATCTGGGAATCATGGTCGGCTTCATCCATTCCAATGACGGGAAAAAGTGTCTCGATTGCACTAGGATGCGACTTACTTCGAAAGGGTTCCTCAAAAGGTGTCTCTTCTCGTCCGGCGGTTTTGATCTGAGGCATCTCCTCCGAAGCAAGGAGACGGAAGAGGAAATTTCTGATAAGGTAAGGCGGTTTACTCTCCTTCCTGAGATTCTGCAAGAAACGGCATCCCTCTATCATTTCTCCATGATGCAGATCGGCGGCTGATCCTGCTTCAAGGACTTCATATTTATGGTGGATGCTGAAGAAAGCATAAGAGTGCGGCTTGTCATTCCTTCTGCATCCCGTACCAGGCCATCTGGATCGCCTCAAGCTTTCCTTCCGTGACTTTATTCGGATCATCTCCAAATTCGGGGATTTCGCAGACCCATCTGTGAAGGTCTGTGAAGCGGATACTTAGCGGATCTATGCCGGGGAACCTCTCCATCAGCTTTTCTGCGATTTCCTCTGCATCCTCCCATAGAAGCTTCATGAACGATTCCTCCATGTGTTGATTGGATTCTCATTGAATGGCAATAAGTCAAAGATACTTAGAGGCGGCCTGTGAGCCTGTTTATGATCACCTTCTGCTTCAACTGGGCGATGGAGTGCGTCGGGTTCAGGTTCTTGGGGCATGCAATCTGGCAATTGAAGATAGTGTGGCAGCGCCAGACCCCGTTCTCGTCGTTGACGATGGCAAGCCGTTCTCTCGTGATCTCATCCCGGCTGTCCTGGACGAAACGGTTCGCTTTCATGAGAGCCGCTGGTCCAAGATATTCCGGATCGGTCAGCGTCATAGTGCATGACGCATAACACGCGCCACAGAGAATACAATCGATGATCTCGTTCAGCCTCTTCCTCTTTCTTGGGCTCTGGATGAACTCCTTATCCGGGATGCTCGTGCTGGCTTCCAGATAGGGTTTGATCCTCTTGTACTTTTCAAAGAACGGTCCCATATCCACGACAAGATCTTTGATGATGGGAAGGTGCGCCAGTGGTCTTATCGTGATCACCCTTGAGTTCAGGTGCCGGATTTGAGTTTCACAGGCAAGGCGGTAAGCGCCATTGATGTGCATGGCGCAGGAGCCGCATACTGCGCTCCGGCAGGAATATCTCATCCCCAGTGAACCATCCTGATTTTCCAAGATTTCGAAAAGCCCCTCCAGAACCGTCAACGCTCCCTTGACCGCCAGCTTATAATCCTGGAAAGCTGGCGCATGATCCATCGTGGGATCGAATCTCAAGATCCTGAAAGTTACTTCGCTGTGCTCTTTCATCAGTATTTCCTCTCCTCGGGTTTGTATTTTGTGATCGTGACGGTCGAGTAAGACAATTTGGGCCCATCCTTGGTGTGGGTGGCCATTGTGTGCTTGAGCCAGTTGTCATCATCTCTCTTCGGATAACCCAGGTGAAAGTGGGAACCTCGGCTCTCCGTCCTTGCAAGAGCACCTGCTGCGATGGCTTCCGCCAGGTCGATCTTTCCTTCGAGCTCGAGGTTCCTGCAAAGGTCAAGATTATATCTTCTCCCCTTGAAGTCGAGCGAGATCTTCTTGTATCGCTCTCTGAGCTCTCTGACTTTGGCGACGGCCTCCTGCATCGGCTTCGTGTCCCTGAAGATCCCGACATTCTCAAACATGACGCTCTTCAGCTCGGCCCGTATCTTTGCAGGATTCTCGCTGCCGGTGCTCGCTAGAAGCCTGTTGATCTTCTCTTCCTGTTCCTTTAGAGCCTTTTTCATGGCGGCTTTGCCCTGCCCGGTCGCCGATAGCCCTTTGGCATATCGGCTGGCGAAGTCTCCTGCGATCTTTCCAAAGACGATGGTCTCGAGGAGTGAGTTGCCTCCGAGTCTGTTGGAGCCATGAACGCTCACGCAGGCGCACTCGCCGGCCGCGTAGAACCCTTTCAGCACCGTTTCACAGTTGATGTTACAGTCGATACCGCCCATTGTGTAATGCTGTGCAGGCTGGATTGGAATCGGCGTGTCGATCGGATCGATCCCCAGGAAGTGCAGACAGATATCCCTGATTCCGGGGAGTCGCTCCATGATCTTGGCCTTACCGAGATGTCTGAGGTCAAGATGGACATGTTGGTTCTCGAAGCCTCTGCCCTCGTTGATTTCCGTCTGGATCGAGCGCGCGACGATATCCCTTGGGGCAAGCTCCATGAACTTGGGTGTGTAGTTCTTCATGAACCTCTCACCCCTGTTGTTGACGAGATAACCTCCTTCGCCTCTTGCTCCTTCCGTCATCAGGATGTTGGTTCCGATTATGGAGGTGGGATGAAACTGGATGAATTCCATATCTTTGAGGGGTACACCTGCCCAGTAGGCCACTGCCATTCCGCTTCCCGTGTTGATGATGGCATTGGTTGACTTTCCATAGGTTCTTCCGGCGCCTCCTGTCCCGAAGATGACGGCGTCGGCCATAAAAGCTTCAAGTTCGCCCGTGATTATGCTGATGGCGATGACCCCCCGGCAGGCACCTCCGTCATTGACCAGGCAGATGACCTGCCATTCCTCATAGAATTTGATATCGTGGCGGATCGCTCTCTCGTACATACAGTGGAGCATGACATGCCCGGTCGTATCCGCGCAGTAGCAGGTCCTCGGGAAGCCGGCTCCGCCGAAGGGTCTCTGGGCGATTCGACCGTCTTCCGTCCGGCTGAACGGCACGCCCCAGTGTTCCATCTCGTAGACTCGATCTGCCGAGCTTCCGATGAAGACATCCACCGCGTCCTGGTCGGCGAGGAAGTCGCTTCCCTTAACGGTGTCGAATGAGTGTCTCTCAACGGAATCGTCCTTTCCTTCGGGGTTGTTACCGAGCGGAGCATTGATCCCGCCCTGAGCGGAGACGGAATGCGACCTCAGGGGGTGGACCTTGGAGATGACGGCTGTATCACAGAGTTTGGCCGCTTCGAGGGCAGCGCGCATTCCAGCGAGCCCCCCGCCCACGACGATGACTTGATGATATTTCATTTCTGCATCCTCACTTTACGATATGCATGCTTCAATTCCTGAGTATAACGCCACACCAATTATATCCATGCAATGGACTCAGATGTGATGGCCGAAGAGTTTCGGCAGAAACCGGTAGATCCCCATGACGATGATGATAATGGCGATGACGCTCATGGCATAGAGCCAGGCTTTATGCCTTCGTGCTTCCGCGCCCACATCGACGATAATGATCCGGAACCCGTTCAATGCATGGATAACGATGCCGATGAACAGGAGGAGTTCCATCCAATGGAAGAATGGAGTTTGGACCGCTCCCATCATGGCGTTGAATCCTTCTGCCCCGGCTCGCTTGGCGGAACTGATGACAAAGATGTGGATAAAGAGATAAAGGGTGAGAAGGACTCCTGTGATCCGCTGAAGAATGAATGAAAACATTCCTACATTCTTATTGCGATTCATAGTATCGAGAAGTCTTGTGATGAGATTGGCCATGGGATCC is a window from the Acidobacteriota bacterium genome containing:
- the moaA gene encoding GTP 3',8-cyclase MoaA; this translates as MVSEERSFKPKAKVDYLRVSVTDRCHFQCPYCAPAVRKLSKHADILTFEEIKAAARILSRLGVRKVRLTGGEPLLRKNIDALVRALKSVSGIESVNLTTNGHLLLEQAGALREAGIDGVNVSLDSLDNEKYGRLTGGFSLEDSLSGIEEALRLRITPLKINVVLMKGVNDDEVEGFCLKASDLGCDLRFIELMRTGENDSFVDRYFLQAAVIRDRLKERFHLIPSQRPGISGPSQDFFSRDLGIMVGFIHSNDGKKCLDCTRMRLTSKGFLKRCLFSSGGFDLRHLLRSKETEEEISDKVRRFTLLPEILQETASLYHFSMMQIGG
- the iscX gene encoding Fe-S cluster assembly protein IscX, which translates into the protein MKLLWEDAEEIAEKLMERFPGIDPLSIRFTDLHRWVCEIPEFGDDPNKVTEGKLEAIQMAWYGMQKE
- a CDS encoding succinate dehydrogenase iron-sulfur subunit, producing the protein MKEHSEVTFRILRFDPTMDHAPAFQDYKLAVKGALTVLEGLFEILENQDGSLGMRYSCRSAVCGSCAMHINGAYRLACETQIRHLNSRVITIRPLAHLPIIKDLVVDMGPFFEKYKRIKPYLEASTSIPDKEFIQSPRKRKRLNEIIDCILCGACYASCTMTLTDPEYLGPAALMKANRFVQDSRDEITRERLAIVNDENGVWRCHTIFNCQIACPKNLNPTHSIAQLKQKVIINRLTGRL
- a CDS encoding FAD-binding protein, with the translated sequence MKYHQVIVVGGGLAGMRAALEAAKLCDTAVISKVHPLRSHSVSAQGGINAPLGNNPEGKDDSVERHSFDTVKGSDFLADQDAVDVFIGSSADRVYEMEHWGVPFSRTEDGRIAQRPFGGAGFPRTCYCADTTGHVMLHCMYERAIRHDIKFYEEWQVICLVNDGGACRGVIAISIITGELEAFMADAVIFGTGGAGRTYGKSTNAIINTGSGMAVAYWAGVPLKDMEFIQFHPTSIIGTNILMTEGARGEGGYLVNNRGERFMKNYTPKFMELAPRDIVARSIQTEINEGRGFENQHVHLDLRHLGKAKIMERLPGIRDICLHFLGIDPIDTPIPIQPAQHYTMGGIDCNINCETVLKGFYAAGECACVSVHGSNRLGGNSLLETIVFGKIAGDFASRYAKGLSATGQGKAAMKKALKEQEEKINRLLASTGSENPAKIRAELKSVMFENVGIFRDTKPMQEAVAKVRELRERYKKISLDFKGRRYNLDLCRNLELEGKIDLAEAIAAGALARTESRGSHFHLGYPKRDDDNWLKHTMATHTKDGPKLSYSTVTITKYKPEERKY
- the sdhC gene encoding succinate dehydrogenase, cytochrome b556 subunit, which gives rise to MANLITRLLDTMNRNKNVGMFSFILQRITGVLLTLYLFIHIFVISSAKRAGAEGFNAMMGAVQTPFFHWMELLLFIGIVIHALNGFRIIIVDVGAEARRHKAWLYAMSVIAIIIIVMGIYRFLPKLFGHHI